A genomic window from Indicator indicator isolate 239-I01 chromosome 10, UM_Iind_1.1, whole genome shotgun sequence includes:
- the ACOT11 gene encoding acyl-coenzyme A thioesterase 11 yields MLSFFWLRYLLKAVKESIVVPEEILRFCCDGLQGSASLSCAREPGEETSGAMASPSPTRNPTEVQMSQMVLPCHTNHRGELSTGQLLKWIDTAACLSAERHAGCPCVTASMDDIYFEHTISVGQVVNIKAKVNRAFNSSMEVGIQVSYEDLCSGKHCSICKAYATFVAHHPSGGKVRLQPLTPQTEEEKIEHSIAAERRRMRLAHKDTLKDLLIRSLRESELETRDGSAAVPAEKTRVESVELVLPPHANHQGNTFGGQIMAWMENVATIAASRLCHAYPTLQTIEMFHFRGPSQVGDRLVLKAIVNNSFKNSMEVGVCAEAYGQEMSTSPRHINSAFMTFVVLDQEGRPCSLPMVAPEPGEGERRYREASARKKIRLDRKYVVSCKQTEVPLSVPWDQSNKVYLSYNNVSALKTLIAKANWALAREKEKVRLYTLEEDKFLSFRIEISVSVAADQAFSLLSDLRRRHEWDSHYASAELVQQVDDDDMIYHVVTQTLSHEDKPQDFVILASRRKPCSRGDPFMVAFRSVTLPTHPASSSFTRGETLCSGFCIWPESEEISKVAYYNQATPGFLNYVTTNVAGLSSNFCATFEACERFLLKNNEHLIVRL; encoded by the exons ATGCTCAGCTTCTTCTGGCTGAG gtATCTCTTAAAAGCGGTCAAGGAGAGTATTGTAGTCCCTGAAGAGATCTTGAGGTTCTGTTGCGATGGCCTCCAG GGCTCAGCTTCTCTGTCGTGCGCCCGGGAGCCAGGGGAGGAGACATCGGGGGCCATGGCGAGCCCCTCGCCCACCCGCAACCCCACCGAGGTGCAGATGAGCCAGATGGTCCTGCCCTGTCACACCAATCACCGCGGTGAGCTCAGCACCGGCCAGCTGCTCAAGTGGATCGACACGGCCGCCTGCCTCTCCG CCGAGAGGCACGCCGGCTGCCCCTGCGTCACTGCGTCCATGGATGATATCTACTTTGAGCACACCATTAG CGTTGGGCAAGTCGTCAACATCAAAGCCAAAGTGAACCGAGCCTTCAACTCCAGCATGGAG GTGGGCATCCAGGTGAGCTACGAGGACCTGTGCAGTGGGAAGCACTGCAGCATCTGCAAGGCTTATGCTACCTTTGTGGCACATCATCCCTCTGGTGGCAAG gtgaggctgcagcCTCTGACCCCGCAGACGGAGGAGGAAAAGATAGAGCACAGTATCGCTGCCGAGCGGCGCCGCATGCGCCTGGCACACAAGGACACCCTCAAGGACCTCCTCATCCGCAGCCTGCGTGAAAGCG agctggagacacGGGATGGCAGTGCGGCGGTGCCAGCGGAGAAGACCCGGGTGGAGAGcgtggagctggtgctgcccCCACATGCCAACCATCAGGGAAACACCTTTGGTGGGCAGATCATGGCCTGGATGGAGAACGTGGCCACCATTGCAGCCAG CCGTCTATGCCATGCCTATCCCACGCTGCAAACCATTGAGATGTTCCACTTTCGGGGACCATCACAAGTCGGGGACCGCCTGgtgctcaaagccattgtcaaCAACTCCTTCAAAAACAG CATGGAGGTGGGGGTCTGTGCTGAGGCGTATGGCCAGGAGATGTCCACCAGCCCGAGGCACATCAACAGTGCATTCATGACCTTCGTGGTGCTGGACCAGGAGGGACGGCCctgttccctgcccatggtggcaCCTGAGCCAGGG gagggagagagaaggtaCAGAGAAGCCAgtgctagaaaaaaaattcGGCTGGACCG AAAATATGTCGTCTCCTGCAAACAGACCGAGGTGCCACTCTCCGTGCCCTGGGACCAAAGCAACAAG GTTTATCTGAGCTACAACAACGTCTCTGCACTGAAGACGCTCATAGCCAAAGCAAACTGGGCACTGgccagagaaaaggagaag GTGCGGCTGTACACGCTGGAGGAGGACAAGTTCCTGTCCTTCCGCATCGAGATCTCTGTCAGCGTGGCCGCCGACCAGGccttctccctgctctctgaCCTGCGGCGCCGGCACGAGTGGGACAGCCACTACGC GAGCGCTGAGCTTGTGCAGCAGGTGGATGATGACGACATGATCTACCACGTGGTGACCCAGACGCTCAGCCATGAGGACAAGCCGCAGGACTTCGTCATCCTGGCATCCCGGCGGAAACCCTGCAGCAGGGG GGACCCCTTTATGGTGGCCTTTCGCTCAGTGACGCTGCCCACCcaccctgccagctccagcttcaCGCGCGGGGAGACTCTCTGCTCCGGCTTCTGCATCTGGCCAGAGTCAGAGGAGATAAGCAAG GTAGCTTACTACAACCAGGCTACACCAGGATTCCTTAACTACGTCACCACCAACGTGGCAGGGCTGTCCTCCAACTTCTGTGCCACCTTCGAGGCCTGCGAGAGGTTCCTGCTGAAGAACAATGAGCACCTGATCGTGCGGTTGTAG